CGGGGCTTCCGTGGGGCGGGGCATAGGGACAGGGGGCGGAGCGTGACTGTTTGCGCTCGTACCCCTCCCCGGCCCCGGGTGTCCCCGTGACAAGGCAGCGCGGAGCCGCCGCCGGCCGGGCCCATCCCGCCGCAGCGGCCCCTGGGCCGAGCAGGGGCGAGGAGCAGAGGGAGCAGCGCCAAGCGGGGGCCAGAGCGCGGCCAGGTGAGCCCGCCGGGGCGGAGGGGGCGGGGGCTTCGCCGGGCGGGCCCCAACAGACGCTGGGGGCGTGTTTGAGTGTCAGGGTGGCGGGGGATACTCGGTCCGAGGGCGGGCGCCTGTGGCTGTTTGCGCGATCGCGCCTGCTGTCGCGGGTCTAGGGTGGGCTCTGTGCCCGTCCGGGCACCGCTCGCGGGGCTCCGGTTGTGCGGGActgtgtgcgtgcgcgcgcgtGTTTGTGTGGAGGGGCCGCCGGCTGTGTCTGCGTATGTCTCTGGGCTGTCATTGTGCCCGCCCCAGGCGCGGGGCGCCGGCCTGCCCCGGCGCAGTCCCTCCTGCGCGGGGATGTTTTCCAAACAGGCTTCCTGCGGAGACGGGCTCTGCTGCAGCCCAAGCGGGAGGGGGAGCGCCGCCCCCACAGGCCTCCAGAGACCTGAGCGGCCCGGGGACTGCAGACTGACAcctgagggagggagaggggcgcACCCGGGAGGGGTCCAGAGCCCTGTCCGCAGGGTGAGGAcaagatggggagactgaggcaggtGAATGGAGAGGTAGAGGTGGCCAGACAggcggaggtggggaggagggtgggtaGAGAGGTGGCGAAAAGGACAGCGGCGGGGACAGAGAGTCATTGAgaaaacagacagacagatagaggCCTAGACCAGCAAAGGGGCAGAAAGATTAAGATGGATAGGTAGATTCCAAAAACCTGACAGAAGGGTTCCTCAGAGGCCCTGGGGCTGAGAGCCAAACCCAGGAACTGAATGTAAGATGAGCAGTAGGGGCCCCCAACTCCTGGggtgcttttcttccaagcacaTCCCAGACAGAGGTCCTGCCAAAAAGAAGCTTCTGGCCACCCCAAGTTGAGCCATCCCTCTGGCTCTGCCAAATATTCTGACCCTCTGATTGGGCAGCTCCTCCCTCTTGGTTCCACCCCATCCATCTCCCTTCCCTGGTATCCCAGCAACGCTGACAGTTTAGGGGAGGCAGAGGTGAAGTGGTTGCCATAGCAACAGAGTGGGTGAAAGGTCATTCTGGTCTTAGCCTAGGTGGCCTGCAGCAGGCTGGAACTGGCATTgaggggggttggggtgggaggctgcaaagctctttttctcttctcccacTCTGCCCAGAATGGTGCTGGAAGGAAACCCTGAAGTGGGGTCTCCCCGAACCTCAGACCTCCAGCACCCGGGGAACCAGGGCTCTTGCGTGCTCTCTTCTCCCAGTGAAGATGCACAGCCAGGGGAGGAGCCCATCAAGTATGGCGAACTCATCGTTCTGGGGTGAGCCTCCCTGGTCCGAGGGGGCGGGGCACCAGGCACCCCACAGGACAGCCAGACCAAGGGTCCCAGCTCTCCCCATTTACAGCCTTCTGCTGCTCGTCCCTCCTCACCTTCCCAGCTGAGAGACAAAGTTGACCAAGCCCACCTCAATTCACAATTGTTATTTTATCTTCCCATTTTTCATAAATTATGGAGACAACCCTGCCCACCTAAGTTTCTGAACGGAAGAAAGTAGCACCAGCTGCCTTTTTAAAACACCTCATGTGTGTAGTCTGGGATGAACTCTGGTCCTCCAGCAAAAGTGCTTGGTTCAAATCCTGCCTTTGTAAGTTGCTTAACTTCCctgtgcctccatttccccaCTTACCAGTagagatgatgataataataatacctcaGAGGGCTGTTGGAAGGAACGACTGAGGTGATTTCTGTAAAGCAcgtagcacagtgcctggcctgCACCAAGTATTCTGGGAGGCAGGCGTGTGCCAAGCCCTTTCATGgacattatttcatttcaatCTTCACAAAGATGCTGTGAGGAAGgaggtgaggaaaccaaggctcagagaggggaagtggctggcccaagggcacacagctggtaagtggcagggctgggatttgGACCCAGGTCTTTCTTACTCTAGGTTTAATGCACTTCCACTAAGTGACAGCTGACCCTCGtgctacagatgaggaaactgaggccaggagagAGGAAGCAACGTGAGCTGGTAGCTGAGTAGACCTTATCCGTTCCTGGTCTTCGCCTGACCAGGATGCTTGCCCCATGCACAgatccctctccttcctcccttctgtaCCTCCTTTTGGCCTCTCTCTGTGCCCTGAAGAGAGTATCTGATAAACTATGTTATCACTGTGATGACTATTTAGAAATAATAGTGGCTACTGTTTGTTGACATGTACGTGccatgtgcttttatttttattttttggtaataGTAGTCATAGATAACATTTATCAAGGGCTTGTTAAATATATGCCAAACTGTGCCAAGCATCTTAAAATGCTTTATCTCATTTAGCTCTCATAATGAACCTGTGAGGTAGATCCTTAGAaaattagccccattttacagaggttatagggcttcccaggtggcactagtggtaaagaaccagcctgccaacgcgggagacattaagagatgcgggtttgattcctgggtcaggaagatcccctggaggagggcatggcaacccactcagtattcttgcctggagaatcccagggacagaggcacctggcaagctgcagtccacagggtcacacagagtcgaacatgactgaagtgacttagcatgcacagaggTTATCTGATAAGCAGAAGTGCCCAGATTTAAGTCAGGTCCATCTGAACCCTCAGGCGTGTCCTGAACTGCCCTACCCCCCATATGTGGGGAGAGCTTACAAGTGCAAAAGTGATGCCCCTCTCAGGGGTGCTTGCATTAGAAAAGCAGCCACTTAGGaagtccctggcggtccagtggttaggactccacgatTTCACTGCCGAggacccagggtttgatccctggttggagaactaagatcgtACAAGTCACGTGGCACTGcccgctccccccgcccccaaagaaAGCAACTGCTTCATGTCCCAAAGGAAGAGCTGGAATCACAGCTGGGAATGAGGCCACTGATGAGGGAGAGCTCAGACCTAAGGCGACAGGCCCTCTTGAGAGCCATCTGTTCTCCACAGAGCAGTGAAGCCCCACGCCGGCTGGACATCAGAGCCACCCAGAGAGCACATTGAAAAATTACCCACTGACAAGCTCATCCCAAATCTACAGAATCAGAATCTCCCTCTGTGGGTCCAGAGAAGATTCTGATTCAAGTGGTCCTTGGCTGTATTTGGCAGCTATTCATCCTTTTCACTTCCTGCTGCCAAACCTGCTGTGGCTCCCCAGTGCTTATGGACTAAAGTTCAGAATGCTCTTCCTGGAGTTCAGGGCCCTCCCACCAAGTTCATTTTCCCCGACTGCACTCTCCCACCCAAGTCATCACTCAAACCCTgcctgccacagggcctttgctcAGGGTAAGCCCTCCTTACTGAGAATCTTCTGCAAAAGAGCCTGGAGTCAGACAGATGAGAGGTCAAATCTAGACTTTTCCCACTTCCTAGCCTGGGACCTCAGGCAAGTCATTTtacctccctgagcctcaatttgcctcattcataaaatgaaaagaaagatagAAAGACACTTGCCTGGCAGGACATTACACAGATTCCATTAGGTAATTAATAATGTGAAGTACCAGGAACACAGGAGGCTCCAGTTCATGGCAGCGATCAAGGTTATGACTCACCCCATCTTTGCCTTCTACAATCTGGACAaggctggaaaggaagaaatttgATGTGTATGAATGTGTAGAGATAGTGGCTTTGTgggtctacttttttttttcttcctttctggtttccaAGTAGTACTTGTGATCTAATAAATGACAGTTTGCTAAAGGTGACTCCTTTCTAGTTCTTCAAGGCCGGGTATAGGTGTCCCATCTCTTCGAAACCTGCTCCTGGGATCAGAATTCCTTTCTCCTGTCTCTAGGCCTGGGACACACTTGGCTTGTGTCTGGATCAGGGCAGGTGGCATCCAGGTTCCTCAAACAACTTAGGGCACAGAACTGGCCTGTGGTATGTCATCTGTACCACCCCAGCACCGAGTGCCTGACCAGGCATGGTCCAGGAGTCCAGAAAACACTGGTTAATTGAATGAAAACTCTTTTGAAGATCTTttgaccacccccaccccccacttcaCTTCTCCAAGGCACCAATTTGATAGAGTAGGGTCTTTTATCTGGTAGTTCTAGGGCTTGTTTATTAAGGCAGGATCTGCCCAGAAGTTGGTGGTTCCTCCTAGTCTCTCAGGGACTCATCTGCTGTCACTCTCTGCCTGCAACCTTTTCTTCTTAACCCCCTCATCCACAGCTACAATGGGTGTCTGGCAAGTGGGGACAAGGGCCGCCGCCGAAGCCGCCTGGCGCTGAGTCGCCGGCCACACGCCAACGGAGTGAAGCCAGATGTCATTCACCACATCTCAACGCCGCTCGTCTCCAAGGCAAGCAGCTTGTCCTAGCAGACCCGGTGCCAGTCTTCCCAGTCCTACATGCCCACAGGCCCGCCAGAGCAGGGGAACCCACGTGTCTTCACTCATGACCCTGGGAAACCAGAGCATGGGGCTGGTGGGAGACTCCTCGCAGTATGTCGTAGCTTGCAAAGTATTTCCTGGACCACTAGATCCCATCCCTTGGGAGGGAAGTGGTCAACATCATTTGAGGCGGCCAAGGCTCCAGGAGGGGACATGACAATCACACTGTAATGACAAAGGCAAAGCCTTTGGCTTCGGAGGTTTGGGGTTGTAATTTGGGCTCTGCTGTTTCCAGTCATTTGACATCTGAccgtttccttctcttctctgagaTGCAGTTCCTTCaacagtaaaatgggaatgataaccATGCCTCCTTTGGGAAGCTGTAGGGATAAATAGGGGCTtttccaatggctcagtggtaaagaatcttccagcaatgcaggagacacagaagaggcaggttccatccctgggttgggaagatcccctggagaaggaaatggcaacctactccagcattcttgcctgggaaatcccatgaacagaggagcctggtggtctacggttcatggggtcacgaagagtaggacatgactgagcaatgaccGTGCACACGGGGATCAAATAAGATAACCTGTGTAAAGGGCTGGCTGCAGAGTTTGCCCTCTGTAAGAGGTGGAACCACCCCTTCCCTGGGAATGGCTGCTGGATGTCAGGCTCCAGCTTCTGTCACAGAAGCGCACACTTCTCCTGACTATATCCCCAGAGAAATGACTTTTCCTTTCTGTCCCCAGGCACTGAGCAACCGTGGCCAGCACAGCATCTCCTACACACTGTCCCGGAGCCACTCGGTCATAGTCGAGTACACACACGACGGTGACACAGATATGTTCCAGGTAGGCTCAGGTGACCCCACAAGCCTCCTGGCCACTGGCCACCAGGCCTGGATGCTCAGCTGTGCAGGTGTCCCAGGGGGAGGCTGGCGGACCAAAGGCTGGGGGGCAGGTGCTTTGGAATCCTCAGTGCAGCGGACCACTCTTCAGACGAGGAAGCAGGATACCTGAGGGAGGGCTGTTGACTTCCCACTCACACAGCAAGTCAGTGGCTGGATCAAGGTTCACACCCAAGCCTGGACTCCCAGGCTATGGGAGACATACAGTTTAGGGGTTCAGAGTGTGGTGTGAGAGTCCTGCTGCTTGGCCTCTGCTCCCAGTTCTGTCACTTAGTAGCTGGACGACTTTGGGCAAGAgtcccttaacctctctgggccttggtttcctcatctgtaaagtggggctaATTTACAGTCCCACCTTCATTGGGAAGATTAACTGAGATCTGCACACGAACTGCTTAACATGATATATAGTAAACATTTACTCCAAATTCACTGTTTTCTACTACTATTTGAGCCTTCCCAGACTATGGGTGTCAGTTACCCTTTCACTGTTCTATCTGCAAAtcaactagtttttttttttggttaattatttatttggatgtgccaggtcttagttgcagcatgagggatcaaattccctgaccagggatcaaacccaggcctcttgcacTGGGGAGCATGGAGGACTGGGccacttagccactggaccaccagggaagtcctgcagatGAGCTAGTTTTTAATTGAGTGGGGCGGTTCCCAGAACTGtgggggagacagagacagagaaacccAAACAGCAGTGATTGGATGTGGACGTCTGGGGAACTGGGGTGGCGTTATCTCCCTGTCGTTTGGTCACCCTGCCCACAGAACAGCTTCCGGGAGCCCTGGGGTGGGAAGCCCTTGGCACTGACCTTTGCACACACCATTCCTGTGCTTGCCCTCCCCTCCCTCACAGATTGGCCGCTCCACGGAGAACATGATTGACTTCGTGGTGACAGACAcgtcccctgggggaggggctgccgAGGGCCCCTCTGCCCAGAGCACCATCTCCCGCTATGCCTGCCGCATCCTCTGTGACCGCCGGCCACCCTATACTGCCCGAATCTATGCCGCTGGCTTCGATGCCTCCAGCAACATCTTCCTTGGAGTGAGTGAGCCCCCCCAGGCAGGGAGCAGTGTTGCATCTGAGAGTGAGCCCAGGGGTaggctggggaggggcagccTCCAGGGGTGATGGACCAGCCTGCAGTAATCATAACCACAACCTATGCGGGGATTAGCACCCCCACTTAACAGATGAgcaaagtgaggctcagagaggtcaggtgatgcccaaggtcatacagtgCCAATTCCAGTCCTCTCTGGGCCACCTCTGGGCTCCAGGGTACAGGGGCAGCACTTCCGGCTCGAGGCCTGCTGGGGGCCGCTCAGGGATGTGATCTGATCCCACGTGTGGTCCCAGGAGCGGGCAGCCAAATGGCGGACCCCCGACGGGCTGATGGACGGCTTAACCACCAACGGGGTCCTGGTGATGCACCCAGCAGGCGGCTTCTCTGAGGACTCAGCCCCGGGTGTCTGGCGGGAGATCTCGGTCTGTGGGAATGTGTATACTCTGAGGGACAGCCGCTCAGCACAGCAGCGGGGGAAGCTGGTAGGTGGCCTGtccaccctcctccccatcccctcgTCCTTCCCGGGGCCCTCCCGAtctgccctgccccctgcccaaGCCAGGAGGTGATCTCCAGTCCTGCTGCACAGGGCAGCCCCCAACAGGCTCCATGTAGGGGTACATGCCATTTGCCCCACAGAGGGGACCAGACCAGCATCTCCAGGTGTAGCCCACATGCTGCCAGAGGCCCACGGGGTGATGTGAAGCAGCACGCACAGAACGTGGTACAGCCCCACGCGCTTCTGAGGATGTCAGCAGCTGAAACTCACAGCCTCTTACGAGGGTGACACTTGGCCTGTGTGTGAGCAGTTTATAGCCTGAAGTGTTGGTGGTTTTTAACGTGTCTGTCACGTTCAGGCAAGATTAGCTTTATTCTTTCCCAGCAGGAAAGGGCCTTGGAGTAGTGCTAACACAGGTGATGGGGAACCTAATGTTGGGAGCTGGGAGAGTCCTAGAGAGAGATGGGGCTTGCCCAATGTCACATGGCCACGATCCTCAAAGGGGCCACATAGAGGTTTTCCTAGGTGTGAACATATGGGGCAAGGAGATGCCGAGCCTCGAGGAAAAGCATGGCTTATCTTCCCAGGGCCTCAGTTCCACTGGGAGATCTGGGGAAACGTTATTTTGTAAAATTAGGCTTGTGAGCCTCTCACTGGTACCCgctactgagcacctactatgtcccAGGCACTGTTCCAAGTTCTCACACTGATTCATGAGAACCACTTGCTACACAGGGAAGTAAAACCCATCTTGAGGACAAGGAAATTAAGACACGGAGGGGATAAGTTACTTGACCAGAGACACAGAGTTAGTAAACACTGAGGCCAGAATTCATGCCCAGACTATCTAGCGCTAGAGTCCTTGCTTTTAACCTCAGCCCTTAGGCTTTGGGCTAAGCTGGTGTTTTAACACAGGAGATTCTGCCATCAGGGAAGATGAGCTTgagaaaatgttttagaaaacttCCATTTTGGTCCAGGCCTTGTTTTTGGCCagtatgtggcatgtgggatcttagttccccgatcagggctTGAACACTCTTcaggggaagcacagagtcttaatcactgcatcaccagggaagacccagtcCAGAGTCCCGTCTTTGTGATTTGACAGATGAAGTGACCGAGGCGCAGGTTTCAATGAGAATAAGGCATGGTGCCTGCctgggattattattattattattatta
The genomic region above belongs to Bos taurus isolate L1 Dominette 01449 registration number 42190680 breed Hereford chromosome 29, ARS-UCD2.0, whole genome shotgun sequence and contains:
- the PELI3 gene encoding E3 ubiquitin-protein ligase pellino homolog 3 isoform X2; this encodes MVLEGNPEVGSPRTSDLQHPGNQGSCVLSSPSEDAQPGEEPIKYGELIVLGCCEEGGEETKAQRGEVAGPRAHSCYNGCLASGDKGRRRSRLALSRRPHANGVKPDVIHHISTPLVSKALSNRGQHSISYTLSRSHSVIVEYTHDGDTDMFQIGRSTENMIDFVVTDTSPGGGAAEGPSAQSTISRYACRILCDRRPPYTARIYAAGFDASSNIFLGERAAKWRTPDGLMDGLTTNGVLVMHPAGGFSEDSAPGVWREISVCGNVYTLRDSRSAQQRGKLDGSLIDLCGATLLWRTPAGLLRAPTLKQLEAQRQEANAARPQCPVGLSTLAFPSPARGRTAPDKQQPWVYVRCGHVHGYHGWGCRRERGPQERECPLCRLVGPYVPLWLGQEAGLCLDPGPPSHAFAPCGHVCSEKTARYWAQTPLPHGTHAFHAACPFCGAWLTGEHGCVRLIFQGPLD
- the PELI3 gene encoding E3 ubiquitin-protein ligase pellino homolog 3; translation: MVLEGNPEVGSPRTSDLQHPGNQGSCVLSSPSEDAQPGEEPIKYGELIVLGCCEEGGEETKAQRGEVAGPRAHSCYNGCLASGDKGRRRSRLALSRRPHANGVKPDVIHHISTPLVSKALSNRGQHSISYTLSRSHSVIVEYTHDGDTDMFQIGRSTENMIDFVVTDTSPGGGAAEGPSAQSTISRYACRILCDRRPPYTARIYAAGFDASSNIFLGERAAKWRTPDGLMDGLTTNGVLVMHPAGGFSEDSAPGVWREISVCGNVYTLRDSRSAQQRGKLVENESNVLQDGSLIDLCGATLLWRTPAGLLRAPTLKQLEAQRQEANAARPQCPVGLSTLAFPSPARGRTAPDKQQPWVYVRCGHVHGYHGWGCRRERGPQERECPLCRLVGPYVPLWLGQEAGLCLDPGPPSHAFAPCGHVCSEKTARYWAQTPLPHGTHAFHAACPFCGAWLTGEHGCVRLIFQGPLD
- the PELI3 gene encoding E3 ubiquitin-protein ligase pellino homolog 3 isoform X3, with the translated sequence MVLEGNPEVGSPRTSDLQHPGNQGSCVLSSPSEDAQPGEEPIKYGELIVLGYNGCLASGDKGRRRSRLALSRRPHANGVKPDVIHHISTPLVSKALSNRGQHSISYTLSRSHSVIVEYTHDGDTDMFQIGRSTENMIDFVVTDTSPGGGAAEGPSAQSTISRYACRILCDRRPPYTARIYAAGFDASSNIFLGERAAKWRTPDGLMDGLTTNGVLVMHPAGGFSEDSAPGVWREISVCGNVYTLRDSRSAQQRGKLVENESNVLQDGSLIDLCGATLLWRTPAGLLRAPTLKQLEAQRQEANAARPQCPVGLSTLAFPSPARGRTAPDKQQPWVYVRCGHVHGYHGWGCRRERGPQERECPLCRLVGPYVPLWLGQEAGLCLDPGPPSHAFAPCGHVCSEKTARYWAQTPLPHGTHAFHAACPFCGAWLTGEHGCVRLIFQGPLD